A single region of the Blattabacterium sp. (Cryptocercus kyebangensis) genome encodes:
- a CDS encoding NADPH-dependent assimilatory sulfite reductase hemoprotein subunit: protein MKKDSFLEKKKKTREEKIKKESLGLRGTIIDSLKNELFGGLDDQDKIIVKFHGLYQQDNRDIREERSKKKLDRFFSFMIRLRIPGGLINSKQWIAIHKISEKNSTGVIKVTTRQTIQLHGLIKSKIKPTIQSFNLEKLDSIATCGDVNRNVVCSTYIGKYFHEEIFNYALKISKMLLPKTRAYYEIWLDEKKILEKKKKEPLYLDCFLPRKFKIAIAIPPNNDVDVFANDIGLIAIIVNNQFQGFNISVGGGLSTTHGNSKTYSRLGTVIGFYDSEKEILKIIYEILKIQRDYGNRGDRKLARLKYTIDHYGIDWFKNKLEKRIGFFLKKEHPFFFTERCDYFGWIQDNRKLWNYTFFIENGLIFDRKNFKLKSALLKIAEYQICDFLFTCNQNMTLTHIHRNDKKKIEFFLDKYGIYNYMNSLSSIRKNSMACVAFNTCPLALAEGQRYLPHLISKIETILKKYQLDKENIIIRMTGCPNGCSRPYLSEIGLVGVSYGRYNLYLGGDQEGRRLNKLYKKNMDEFSILKELDLIFYFFKKERFFGEKLGNFSFRKKWIV, encoded by the coding sequence ATGAAAAAAGATAGTTTTTTAGAAAAAAAAAAAAAAACAAGAGAGGAAAAAATAAAAAAAGAAAGTCTAGGTCTTAGAGGGACTATTATCGATAGTTTAAAAAATGAATTATTTGGGGGCCTTGATGATCAGGATAAAATTATAGTTAAATTTCATGGTTTATATCAACAAGATAATCGAGATATAAGAGAAGAAAGATCTAAAAAAAAATTAGATCGTTTTTTTTCTTTTATGATTCGATTAAGAATCCCAGGAGGTCTTATTAATTCTAAACAATGGATAGCTATACATAAAATTTCGGAAAAAAATTCAACCGGAGTAATCAAAGTTACAACTAGACAAACTATTCAATTACATGGATTAATAAAATCTAAAATAAAACCTACTATTCAATCTTTTAATCTTGAAAAATTGGATTCTATTGCTACTTGTGGTGATGTTAATAGAAATGTGGTATGTAGTACATATATTGGAAAATACTTTCATGAAGAAATATTTAACTATGCTTTAAAAATTAGCAAAATGTTACTTCCAAAAACAAGAGCCTATTATGAAATATGGTTAGATGAAAAAAAAATTCTTGAAAAAAAAAAGAAAGAACCTCTTTACCTGGATTGTTTTTTGCCTAGAAAATTTAAGATAGCAATAGCTATACCTCCAAATAATGATGTAGATGTATTTGCAAATGATATAGGATTAATAGCTATTATCGTAAATAACCAATTTCAAGGATTTAATATATCTGTTGGAGGAGGATTATCTACTACACATGGAAATTCCAAAACTTATTCTAGATTAGGTACAGTAATTGGATTTTATGATTCTGAGAAAGAAATACTAAAAATAATATACGAAATTTTAAAAATTCAACGTGATTATGGAAATAGAGGAGATCGTAAATTAGCTCGTTTAAAATATACCATAGACCATTATGGAATCGATTGGTTTAAGAATAAATTAGAAAAAAGAATTGGATTTTTTTTAAAAAAAGAACACCCATTTTTTTTTACAGAAAGATGTGATTATTTTGGTTGGATTCAAGATAATAGAAAATTATGGAATTATACTTTTTTTATAGAAAATGGTCTAATCTTTGATAGAAAAAATTTTAAATTAAAATCTGCTTTATTAAAAATAGCAGAATATCAAATATGTGATTTTTTATTTACTTGTAATCAAAATATGACATTAACTCATATTCATAGAAATGATAAAAAAAAAATAGAATTTTTTCTTGATAAATATGGAATTTACAATTATATGAATAGTCTTTCTTCTATAAGAAAAAATTCTATGGCCTGTGTTGCATTTAATACTTGTCCTTTAGCATTAGCTGAAGGACAACGTTATCTTCCTCATTTAATATCTAAAATAGAAACTATTTTAAAAAAGTATCAGTTGGATAAAGAAAATATTATTATTCGTATGACCGGATGTCCCAATGGTTGTTCTCGTCCTTATTTATCAGAAATAGGATTGGTAGGGGTTTCTTATGGAAGATATAATCTTTATTTAGGAGGGGATCAAGAAGGAAGACGTTTGAATAAACTATATAAAAAAAATATGGATGAATTTTCTATTTTAAAGGAACTTGATCTTATTTTTTATTTTTTTAAAAAAGAAAGATTTTTTGGAGAAAAATTAGGAAATTTTTCTTTTAGAAAGAAATGGATTGTATAA
- a CDS encoding sulfite reductase flavoprotein subunit alpha produces the protein MLSESKNKVFVELIKNSSKEEIIWMYGYISGIFSSFQKNSKELKKNKDKITLVYGTETGNAKNLAFSIVEKAKKEKIKIRLISLDQYRFIDLKIEDYFFIIISTHGEGEPPSSARSFFNFLFQEKNLRLDNMKYGVLALGDRSYSFFCKAGEDLDKRLYEMGADRKIPLYKCDVDFESRAESWFLNFLNIFKIKKLEENIFQKKDGKKKIHGKILTKILLNDKDRGSNKEIYHIEILIQKNESEKIDYLPGDSIAVKAENSEYEVKKIINLLQDKDILENSNEVKMIFNLLKKNLSIFYLSRNMLKKYSLLVGKDIPNNREWIFFDLLKEFPIGKKISLKDLVQIMDPIKPRLYSISSSPKVHHSEIHITVSRHRFQTNNGKIRYGFCSNFLSKLKVGDDLFFYIHKNHLFKLPESNNKDIILIGPGTGIAPFRSFLYEREAIGSTGKNWLFFGDQHFYTDFLYQKEIQNWKKNGILHHVSLSFSRDQKEKIYVQNKIWENRKEFFSWIKNGAYVYVCGKKISMSIDVENTIFRIIKEVGGYSSPEFFVKKMIEDGRYLKDVY, from the coding sequence ATGTTATCTGAATCAAAAAATAAAGTATTTGTAGAATTAATAAAAAATTCTTCTAAAGAAGAAATTATTTGGATGTATGGATATATATCTGGAATATTCTCTTCTTTTCAAAAAAATTCGAAAGAATTGAAAAAGAATAAAGATAAAATTACACTTGTATATGGAACAGAAACTGGAAATGCTAAAAATTTAGCATTTTCTATTGTAGAAAAAGCTAAAAAAGAAAAAATTAAAATTAGATTAATAAGTTTAGATCAATATCGTTTTATAGATTTAAAAATAGAAGATTATTTTTTCATAATTATTAGCACACATGGAGAAGGAGAGCCCCCTTCATCCGCAAGATCTTTTTTCAATTTCCTTTTTCAAGAAAAAAATCTTCGTTTAGATAATATGAAATATGGAGTATTAGCATTAGGAGATCGTTCTTATTCTTTTTTTTGTAAAGCTGGAGAGGATTTAGATAAACGTTTATATGAAATGGGAGCAGATAGGAAGATCCCCTTATATAAATGTGATGTTGATTTTGAATCAAGAGCAGAAAGTTGGTTTTTAAACTTTTTAAATATTTTTAAAATAAAAAAACTGGAAGAAAATATATTCCAAAAAAAGGATGGTAAAAAAAAGATTCATGGAAAAATTTTGACTAAAATACTTTTAAATGATAAAGATAGAGGATCTAATAAAGAAATTTATCATATTGAAATTTTAATTCAAAAAAATGAATCGGAAAAAATCGATTATCTTCCAGGAGATTCTATAGCTGTTAAAGCTGAAAATTCTGAATATGAAGTCAAAAAAATTATAAATCTTTTACAAGATAAAGATATACTGGAAAATTCCAATGAAGTAAAAATGATCTTTAATTTATTGAAAAAAAACTTGAGTATTTTTTATTTATCCAGGAATATGTTAAAAAAATATTCTTTATTGGTAGGAAAAGATATACCTAATAATAGAGAATGGATCTTTTTTGATCTTTTAAAAGAATTTCCTATAGGAAAGAAAATTTCTTTAAAAGATTTGGTTCAAATAATGGATCCTATAAAACCTAGATTATATTCTATTTCTTCTTCTCCTAAAGTACATCATTCTGAAATACATATTACAGTATCACGTCATCGTTTTCAAACGAATAATGGAAAAATTAGATATGGATTTTGTTCAAATTTTCTTTCTAAATTAAAAGTAGGGGATGATTTATTCTTTTATATACACAAAAATCATTTATTTAAGTTGCCAGAATCCAATAATAAGGATATTATCCTTATTGGACCTGGAACAGGAATAGCTCCTTTTCGTTCTTTTTTATATGAAAGAGAAGCTATAGGATCTACGGGTAAAAATTGGCTTTTTTTTGGAGACCAACACTTTTACACGGATTTTTTATATCAGAAGGAAATACAAAATTGGAAAAAAAATGGAATACTACATCATGTAAGTCTTTCTTTTTCTAGAGATCAAAAAGAGAAAATATATGTACAGAATAAAATATGGGAAAATAGGAAAGAATTTTTTTCATGGATAAAAAATGGGGCTTATGTATACGTTTGTGGAAAAAAAATTTCTATGAGTATAGATGTTGAAAACACTATATTTCGTATAATAAAAGAAGTTGGGGGATATTCTTCTCCAGAATTTTTTGTAAAAAAAATGATAGAAGATGGACGTTATTTAAAAGATGTATACTAA
- a CDS encoding transglycosylase domain-containing protein: MYTKKRKKISFDFRILLFYFWFFFFLGIFSIFFIFYAASKGYLGTLPSTKDIENPTMEVGSEVYDSNGILLGKFFSENRTLITYKKLPKNLINALIAKEDIRFKYHSGIDAKSLLRAIFSLGKKGGGSTISQQLAKLLFTGPSAKNKLQRMHQKLLEWVMAIELEKRYTKEEIITMYYNKFDFLYNAKGIETAAHTYFNKTASELNLGECATLVGMLENPSLYNPKIYPYRAKKQRNLVLSQMKKYDLLNEYKYKEELKKPVKINFKMQKKDFELLTYYGEFLKKEIQEALNDHEKETGQKLNLYSSGLKIYTSIDEKMQDYAEKAVKKHLSKLQILFNSSQKKNKNAPFLNITPEKTNRIFLSAMRRTQLYQYLKQKGMTEEKIIKELKKPKPTKIFTWNGSQKVLMSPWDFIRYQKSIIQAGMLSIEPYTGYIKAWVGGIDFNYFQYDHVAKTKRQVGSVFKPILYAAAIKELHYNPCTKISNEKFHIGKWSPRNSNGKYGGHLTLKDGLALSVNTISARLIAQITPGPVIDLAKRMGVESMIPEHPSIALGSSDLTLYEMTGAFNTFTNYGNYVKPSILVRIEDKYGKIIKERIDISIRKVFSEEVAYIMLKLMEGVVQYGTAKRLHKYNFILENIAGKTGTTNENSDGWFIGMIPNLTTGVWVGWEDRFAHFENIKLGQGANMALPIWAYYMKSLYKDTSLVYHEKLFFHKPKNSKYNWDQCEENKNNNEENNFKDFLDFDESLNTENPLDYDK; this comes from the coding sequence GTGTATACTAAAAAAAGAAAAAAAATTAGCTTTGATTTTCGTATACTTCTTTTTTATTTTTGGTTTTTCTTTTTTCTAGGGATTTTTTCTATTTTTTTTATATTTTATGCAGCTTCTAAAGGTTATTTAGGAACTTTACCAAGCACTAAAGACATAGAAAATCCTACAATGGAAGTAGGATCGGAAGTATATGATTCCAATGGAATTTTATTAGGAAAATTTTTTTCCGAAAATAGAACTCTAATTACTTATAAAAAACTTCCAAAAAATCTTATTAATGCTCTCATAGCAAAGGAAGATATTCGTTTTAAATATCATTCTGGAATTGATGCAAAATCTCTTCTTAGAGCTATTTTTTCTTTAGGTAAAAAAGGAGGAGGTAGTACCATTTCTCAACAATTAGCTAAACTTCTTTTTACAGGTCCATCTGCAAAAAACAAGTTGCAAAGAATGCATCAAAAACTTTTAGAATGGGTAATGGCTATTGAATTAGAAAAACGTTATACAAAAGAAGAAATTATTACTATGTATTATAACAAATTTGATTTTTTATATAATGCAAAAGGAATTGAAACAGCTGCACATACTTATTTTAATAAAACAGCTTCTGAACTTAATTTGGGAGAATGTGCTACGTTGGTGGGGATGTTAGAAAATCCTTCATTATACAATCCAAAAATATATCCTTATAGAGCAAAAAAACAAAGAAATTTAGTTTTATCTCAAATGAAAAAATATGATTTATTGAATGAATATAAATATAAAGAAGAATTGAAAAAACCCGTAAAAATAAATTTTAAAATGCAGAAAAAAGATTTTGAATTGTTAACTTATTACGGTGAATTTTTGAAAAAAGAAATTCAAGAAGCATTAAATGACCATGAAAAAGAAACTGGACAAAAGCTTAATCTTTATTCTAGTGGATTGAAAATATATACATCTATTGATGAAAAAATGCAAGATTATGCAGAAAAAGCAGTAAAAAAACACCTTAGTAAATTACAAATTTTATTTAATAGTTCTCAAAAAAAAAATAAAAATGCTCCATTTTTAAATATTACTCCAGAAAAAACAAATAGGATTTTTCTATCTGCCATGCGTAGGACACAACTTTATCAATATCTTAAACAAAAAGGGATGACAGAGGAAAAAATTATAAAAGAATTAAAAAAACCAAAACCTACAAAAATATTTACCTGGAATGGATCCCAAAAAGTATTAATGTCTCCATGGGATTTTATTCGTTATCAAAAAAGTATTATTCAAGCTGGTATGCTATCTATAGAACCTTATACAGGCTATATAAAAGCATGGGTCGGTGGAATAGATTTTAATTATTTTCAATATGATCATGTTGCTAAAACAAAACGTCAAGTTGGTTCTGTTTTCAAACCTATTTTATATGCTGCAGCAATTAAGGAATTGCATTATAATCCTTGCACAAAAATATCAAATGAAAAATTTCATATAGGAAAATGGAGTCCTAGAAATTCAAATGGAAAATATGGTGGTCACCTTACTTTAAAAGATGGATTAGCATTATCCGTTAACACTATTTCTGCTAGACTTATAGCACAAATAACTCCAGGCCCAGTAATAGATTTAGCAAAAAGAATGGGAGTGGAATCCATGATCCCTGAACATCCATCTATAGCTCTTGGATCTTCTGATTTAACCTTATATGAAATGACAGGAGCTTTTAATACATTTACTAATTATGGTAATTATGTAAAACCAAGTATTTTAGTAAGAATAGAGGATAAATATGGAAAAATAATTAAAGAACGAATAGATATTAGCATAAGGAAAGTATTTAGTGAAGAAGTTGCGTATATTATGTTAAAATTAATGGAAGGGGTAGTACAGTATGGAACGGCTAAAAGATTACATAAGTATAATTTTATTTTGGAAAATATAGCAGGAAAAACCGGGACCACTAATGAAAATTCGGATGGATGGTTTATAGGAATGATTCCTAATTTAACTACTGGGGTTTGGGTTGGTTGGGAAGATCGATTTGCTCATTTTGAAAACATAAAATTAGGACAAGGAGCGAACATGGCATTGCCTATATGGGCTTATTACATGAAAAGTCTATATAAGGATACAAGTCTTGTATATCATGAAAAATTGTTTTTTCATAAACCAAAAAATTCCAAATATAATTGGGATCAATGTGAGGAAAATAAAAATAATAATGAGGAAAATAATTTCAAAGATTTTCTAGATTTTGATGAAAGTTTAAATACTGAAAATCCTTTAGATTACGATAAATAG
- the rnr gene encoding ribonuclease R: protein MPFYLEKKKKKYSIEKKIQYKNWSTATGLITITSYGYAFVNVEGFQKEIFIPKKKTNRAIEGDLVRIKLKNKKLGKKIEGEVIKIIKRKRENFIGILKIQSNSKYGSVIVHNKTIHVNIDIPKKKLKGYYHNEKVLVRIIKWPKNFKNPLGEIIKVFGPSGEHKTEVYSLLEEYGLSYEFPKEVEKEAKKIVFKKNSDNNLRRDMRNINTFTIDPFDAKDFDDALSIRKLNANTWEIGIHISDVSYYVKEGSLLDKEAYTRANSIYFIGKSIPMLPKILSNDLCSLHPEKDKLSFSSIFNVDSKGKILKSWFGKTIIRSNRRFTYEEVQKIIENKRGDFHKDLYTLFSFSKIFTKKRLKNGSIYLDKVEIKIHLDEKKNPSKLDLEKNKEAHRLIEEFMLLANRKVSEFVSLNLEGSPSKKTYIYRTHDKPDFQKIFVLKKIIEPLGYSLDLKNLKKSLNCLLTNIQGKSEQNMIENLILRSMSKAKYSTKNIGHYGLSFIYYSHFTSPIRRYSDIIAHRLLNYYLTNNESKLKSLDFYEKQSVHCSYKERLSIDAEREFSKYIQVKYIKKFLGKEFDGIITGFTDWSVFIDLLSFQTEGMVRLRDIGGDIYTLNSNNYSIIGKKKQKIYHLGDKVKVKLIDANIEKKQILLEWLDI from the coding sequence ATGCCATTTTATTTGGAAAAAAAGAAAAAAAAATATTCCATTGAAAAAAAAATTCAGTATAAAAATTGGTCTACTGCTACTGGATTAATCACTATTACTAGTTATGGATATGCATTTGTAAATGTAGAAGGATTTCAAAAAGAAATTTTTATTCCTAAAAAAAAAACTAATCGAGCTATAGAAGGAGATTTAGTTCGAATAAAACTAAAAAACAAAAAATTAGGAAAAAAAATAGAAGGAGAAGTTATAAAAATAATAAAAAGAAAAAGAGAAAATTTTATTGGAATATTAAAAATTCAATCTAATTCCAAATATGGATCAGTAATAGTTCATAACAAGACTATTCATGTAAATATAGATATTCCTAAAAAAAAATTAAAAGGATATTATCATAATGAAAAAGTATTAGTTAGAATAATTAAATGGCCAAAAAATTTCAAAAATCCTTTAGGAGAAATTATTAAAGTATTTGGACCATCTGGAGAACATAAAACGGAAGTTTATTCTTTGTTGGAAGAATATGGATTATCTTATGAATTTCCTAAAGAAGTAGAAAAAGAAGCAAAAAAAATTGTATTTAAAAAAAATTCAGATAACAATCTTAGAAGGGATATGCGAAACATTAATACCTTTACTATAGATCCTTTCGATGCAAAAGATTTTGATGATGCACTTTCTATCAGAAAGTTAAATGCTAATACTTGGGAAATTGGAATTCATATATCCGATGTTTCTTATTATGTGAAAGAAGGAAGTTTATTAGATAAAGAAGCATATACACGTGCAAATTCCATTTATTTTATTGGAAAATCCATTCCTATGCTTCCAAAAATATTATCCAATGATCTTTGTTCTTTACATCCAGAAAAAGATAAATTAAGTTTTTCTTCCATTTTTAATGTAGATAGTAAAGGAAAAATATTAAAAAGTTGGTTTGGAAAAACGATTATACGATCTAACAGAAGGTTTACATATGAAGAAGTTCAAAAAATTATAGAAAATAAAAGAGGAGATTTTCACAAAGACCTTTATACCTTGTTTTCTTTTTCTAAGATTTTTACTAAAAAAAGATTAAAAAATGGATCTATTTACCTAGATAAGGTAGAAATAAAAATTCATTTGGATGAAAAAAAAAACCCTTCTAAATTAGATTTAGAAAAAAATAAAGAAGCTCATCGTTTAATAGAAGAATTTATGTTACTAGCAAACAGAAAAGTTTCAGAATTTGTTAGTTTAAATTTGGAAGGCTCCCCTTCTAAAAAAACGTATATTTACAGAACACACGATAAACCAGATTTTCAGAAGATTTTCGTTTTAAAAAAAATAATAGAGCCTTTAGGTTATTCCTTAGACTTAAAAAATCTAAAGAAATCTCTTAATTGTTTATTAACAAATATTCAAGGTAAATCAGAACAAAATATGATCGAAAATTTGATTCTTCGTTCCATGAGTAAAGCTAAATATTCCACAAAAAACATAGGACACTATGGATTATCCTTTATTTACTATTCGCATTTTACTTCTCCTATAAGGAGATATTCAGATATTATAGCACACCGTTTATTAAATTATTATTTAACTAATAATGAATCTAAATTAAAATCTCTAGATTTTTATGAAAAACAGTCTGTACATTGTAGTTATAAAGAGCGTTTATCAATAGATGCAGAAAGAGAATTTTCGAAATACATACAAGTTAAATATATAAAGAAATTTCTAGGAAAAGAATTTGATGGAATTATTACAGGATTTACAGACTGGAGTGTTTTCATTGATTTATTGTCATTTCAAACAGAAGGAATGGTAAGATTACGTGATATTGGAGGAGATATTTACACTCTAAATTCCAATAATTATAGTATAATTGGCAAAAAAAAACAAAAAATTTACCATTTAGGAGATAAAGTAAAAGTAAAACTTATAGACGCAAATATAGAAAAGAAACAAATTCTTCTTGAGTGGTTAGATATTTAG
- the coaD gene encoding pantetheine-phosphate adenylyltransferase encodes MNNRIAVFPGTFDPITLGHYDIIVRSLNLFDKIIIAIGNNSEKNKMFSIKKRKEWIKKTFFKFPKIEIELFQGLTISFCKKKKAQFLLRGIRNQLDFEFEKNIYYANKELDKKSCIETIFILSSYEKSYISSCMVRDIIKNGGNYTIFVPKYVRINKKIF; translated from the coding sequence ATGAATAATAGAATAGCTGTATTTCCTGGAACTTTTGATCCAATTACTTTAGGACATTACGACATCATTGTTAGATCTTTAAATTTATTTGATAAAATTATTATAGCTATTGGAAATAACTCGGAAAAAAATAAGATGTTCTCTATTAAAAAGAGAAAAGAATGGATAAAAAAAACTTTTTTTAAGTTTCCTAAAATAGAAATAGAATTATTTCAAGGTTTAACTATTTCTTTTTGTAAAAAAAAAAAGGCTCAATTTTTATTGAGAGGGATTAGAAATCAATTAGATTTTGAATTTGAAAAGAATATTTATTATGCAAATAAAGAATTAGATAAAAAAAGTTGTATTGAAACCATATTCATTCTTTCTTCTTATGAAAAATCTTATATTAGTTCTTGTATGGTAAGAGATATTATAAAAAATGGAGGAAATTATACCATATTTGTTCCTAAATATGTAAGAATTAATAAGAAAATTTTCTAA
- a CDS encoding bifunctional precorrin-2 dehydrogenase/sirohydrochlorin ferrochelatase — protein sequence MRIKKENNRLFPIFLKLEKLSLLIIGGGKTALEKLNTVLRNNPDTKINLIASHIDQRFYELSKLFNSIRLIKKSYGVSDLENMDVIIVAVNNLILSEKIKKDAKKMHKLVNVSDKPELCDFYLGSIVQKGNLKIAISTNGKSPTIAKRLKEIFSYFLPHELNEVLIKMHEIRKKLKGNFDFKVKKLNELTNQCLKNSFEKKKQKKN from the coding sequence ATGAGGATAAAAAAAGAAAATAATCGACTTTTTCCGATTTTTTTAAAGTTAGAAAAACTTTCTCTTTTAATTATTGGAGGAGGAAAAACTGCTTTAGAAAAATTAAATACCGTATTACGAAATAATCCTGATACAAAAATTAATCTGATAGCTTCTCATATTGATCAAAGATTTTATGAACTATCTAAATTATTTAATTCCATAAGATTAATTAAAAAATCATATGGGGTATCCGATTTAGAAAATATGGATGTTATTATTGTTGCTGTTAATAATCTAATTTTAAGTGAGAAAATAAAAAAAGATGCAAAAAAAATGCATAAACTAGTAAACGTATCTGACAAACCTGAACTTTGTGATTTTTATCTTGGATCTATTGTACAAAAAGGTAATCTAAAAATAGCCATTTCTACCAATGGTAAATCTCCTACTATAGCTAAACGTTTAAAAGAAATTTTTTCGTATTTTTTACCTCATGAATTAAATGAAGTATTGATTAAAATGCATGAAATAAGAAAAAAATTGAAAGGAAATTTTGATTTTAAAGTAAAAAAATTAAATGAATTAACGAATCAATGTTTAAAAAACTCATTTGAAAAAAAAAAACAGAAAAAAAATTAA
- a CDS encoding stage 0 sporulation family protein, which produces MEKLCSSCLTTQCFINKENNISNKKQCLKLNVVDWLSDIKSPFGDEYDLVEVQFKNDRKEFFHNQDKISLCKGDIVTVESKSIGYDIGIVTLTGELVKLQIRNKNISLSSLKRKKIYRKSTDIEINIWKSLKKKEHIYLSKSKEIAKNLNLSMKICDVEYQGDGEKAIFYYTSENRIDFRKLIKKLAISFHTRIEMKQIGYRQESAKIGGIGSCGRELCCSTWLKNFKSVTTNSARYQQLSINIEKLTGQCSKLKCCLNYELDAYLSAIKDFPDFESKIHTEKGVAKCMKIDVFKKQMWFSYIKNPNTWFRIGIKKIKEILEKNRKNQKSSPLEELSIIKIIQKTELTFQD; this is translated from the coding sequence ATGGAAAAATTATGTTCCAGTTGTTTAACAACACAATGTTTTATTAACAAGGAAAATAATATTTCCAATAAAAAACAATGTTTAAAACTGAATGTAGTGGATTGGTTATCCGATATAAAATCTCCTTTTGGAGATGAATATGATCTTGTAGAAGTTCAATTTAAAAATGATAGAAAAGAATTTTTTCATAATCAGGATAAAATATCCCTTTGTAAAGGGGATATTGTAACTGTAGAATCTAAATCTATTGGATATGATATAGGAATAGTGACTTTAACAGGAGAATTGGTAAAATTACAGATAAGGAATAAAAATATTTCTTTGAGTTCTTTAAAAAGAAAAAAGATATATAGGAAATCTACGGATATAGAAATAAATATTTGGAAATCTTTAAAAAAAAAAGAACATATATATCTTTCAAAATCTAAAGAAATTGCAAAAAATTTGAACCTTTCTATGAAAATTTGTGATGTAGAATATCAAGGAGATGGAGAAAAAGCTATTTTTTATTATACATCGGAAAATAGAATTGATTTTAGAAAATTAATTAAAAAGTTAGCTATCTCATTTCATACACGTATAGAAATGAAACAAATAGGATACAGACAAGAATCCGCAAAAATTGGAGGAATAGGATCTTGTGGTAGAGAACTATGTTGTTCTACTTGGTTAAAAAATTTTAAAAGTGTTACGACTAATTCAGCTAGATATCAACAACTTTCTATAAATATAGAAAAATTAACTGGACAATGCAGCAAATTGAAATGTTGTTTAAATTATGAATTAGACGCTTATTTATCAGCTATAAAAGATTTTCCAGATTTTGAGAGTAAAATACACACAGAAAAAGGAGTTGCAAAATGTATGAAGATTGACGTATTCAAAAAACAAATGTGGTTTTCTTATATTAAGAATCCAAATACTTGGTTCAGAATAGGAATAAAAAAAATAAAAGAAATTTTAGAAAAAAATAGAAAGAATCAAAAGTCTTCTCCTCTAGAGGAACTATCAATAATTAAGATCATTCAAAAAACAGAATTAACATTTCAAGATTAA
- a CDS encoding 2-hydroxyacid dehydrogenase has protein sequence MIKKILILDKNHPFIIYKLRKEGFICNENYYDPIEKIIKIISLYDGIILRSRLKIDKEFIKKAKNLKFIARVGSGTENIDQNYAFKNGVTLISSPKGNKDAVAEHAIAMLLSMMNHIIRSNQEIRKGKWNRESNRGIEIMGKTIGIIGYGNTGKAFAKKISGFEPTIFCYDILPKVGDIYAEQVDMKTIFMKSDIISLHVPYTKDTKGMVNEIFIKKFFKPFYFINTSRGGCVLTEHLVTALKNGKIYGACLDVLEYEKYSFEHFFYHRKLPKNFFYLIYSDKVILTPHIAGWTKESKYKMEKEIVEKIIFLKKSLYNSSIKT, from the coding sequence ATGATAAAAAAAATTTTAATTTTAGATAAAAATCATCCTTTTATCATATATAAATTAAGAAAAGAAGGATTCATTTGTAATGAAAATTATTATGATCCTATAGAAAAAATTATAAAGATCATATCTCTATATGATGGAATTATTTTAAGAAGTCGATTAAAAATAGATAAAGAATTTATTAAAAAAGCTAAAAATTTAAAATTTATAGCTCGTGTAGGATCTGGAACAGAAAATATAGATCAAAATTATGCTTTCAAAAATGGGGTCACTTTAATTTCTTCTCCAAAAGGGAATAAGGATGCTGTAGCAGAACATGCTATAGCTATGCTTTTATCTATGATGAATCATATCATTCGTTCTAATCAGGAAATTAGAAAAGGGAAGTGGAATAGAGAATCTAATAGAGGAATAGAAATAATGGGAAAAACAATAGGGATTATTGGATATGGTAATACAGGAAAGGCATTTGCTAAAAAAATTTCTGGATTTGAACCTACAATATTTTGTTATGATATCCTTCCTAAAGTAGGAGATATTTATGCAGAACAAGTAGATATGAAAACAATTTTTATGAAATCGGATATAATTAGTCTACATGTTCCTTACACAAAGGATACTAAAGGAATGGTAAACGAAATATTTATAAAAAAATTTTTTAAACCTTTTTATTTTATTAATACATCTAGGGGTGGGTGCGTACTTACCGAACATTTAGTGACCGCTTTAAAAAATGGAAAAATATATGGAGCATGTTTAGATGTATTAGAATATGAAAAATATTCTTTTGAACATTTTTTTTATCACCGTAAACTTCCAAAAAATTTTTTTTATCTTATTTATTCCGATAAGGTTATTTTAACCCCACACATAGCTGGATGGACTAAAGAATCAAAATATAAAATGGAAAAAGAGATCGTTGAAAAAATTATTTTTCTAAAAAAAAGTTTATATAATTCTTCAATTAAAACTTGA